The Manihot esculenta cultivar AM560-2 chromosome 11, M.esculenta_v8, whole genome shotgun sequence genome includes a region encoding these proteins:
- the LOC110626255 gene encoding nuclear pore complex protein NUP107 isoform X2, with amino-acid sequence MDVEMEASPSYFDPEDLTSREQFRRYGKRHSTSSVSPYQDTPVSKFKESRLLYEGQSIHSPTNAALLLENIKQEADSIDTDHIEGTPARTHSAFKRRYSVDSHGISEVDLGVDSIRRLGSESLKACKIEDESLTDSGETIFGLFASLIDSSIQGLMPIADLILRFEKSCRNVSESIRYGPNIRHRVIEDKLMRQEAQLLLDEAATWSLLWYLYGKVTEEPPEELIVSPSTSHLEACQFVVNDHTAQLCLRIVQWLEGLASKALDLESKVRGCHVGTYLPNSGIWHHTQRLLKKGSSGTNTVQHLDFDAPTREHAHQLPDDKKQDESILEDVWTLLRAGRLDEACDLCRSAGQPWRAASLCPFGGLDLAPSVEALVKNGKNRTLQAIELESGIGHQWRLWKWASYCAAESACWAMAKSWLDVQVDLELARSQPGRMEQLKSYGDGIDGSPGQMDSASHSTIGPENWPLHVLNQQPRNLSALLQKLHSGEMVSEAVTRGCKEQQRQIEMDLMSGNIPHLLDMIWSWIAPSEDDQNNFRPHGDPQMIRFGSHLVLVLRYLLAEEMKDSFREKIMNVGDLILHMYVMFLFSKQHEELVGIYASQLARHRCIDLFVHMMELRLNSSVHVKYKIFLSAMEYLPFSMEDDSKGSFEEIIERVLSRSREIKVGKYDKSSEVAEQHRLQSLQKAMVIQWLCFTPPSTITNVKDVSIKLLLRALVHSNILFREFALISMWRVPAMPIGAHALLSLLAEPLKQLSEIPDTLEDYISENLKEFQDWNEYYSCDATYRNWLKIELANAEVPPLELSVEEKQRAITAAKETLNSSLSLLLKKDKPWLAAVEDHVYESMAPVFLELHATAMLCLPSGECMCPDATICTALMSALYSSVSEESVLHRQLMVNVAISTRDNYCIEVVLRCLAVEGDGLGLHQSNDGGILSTVMAAGFKGELPRFQVGVTMEISRLDAWYSSAEGSLEGPATYIVQGLCRTCCIPEVILRCMQVSVSLVESGNPPEDHDELIELVACPESGYLHLFSQQQLQEFLLFEREYTIFKMELDDELSS; translated from the exons ATGGATGTTGAAATGGAGGCCTCTCCTAGCTATTTCGATCCCGAAGATCTCACCTCCAGAGAACAGTTCCGCCGCTATGG GAAAAGGCACTCAACTTCAAGTGTATCACCGTACCAGGACACTCCAGTGTCCAAGTTCAAGGAATCCAGGCTATTGTATGAGGGGCAGAGTATCCACAGCCCAACAAATGCTGCACTTCTTCTTGAGAATATCAAACAAGAGGCTGATAGTATTGACACTGATCATATAGAAGGTACACCTGCGAGGACACACTCTGCTTTTAAGAGGAGATATTCCGTTGATAGTCATGGCATCTCAGAGGTTGATCTTGGTGTTGATTCAATAAGACGGCTTGGAAGTGAATCACTTAAAGCTTGCAAGATAGAAGATGAGTCATTGACGGATAGTGGAGAGACAATTTTTGGTCTATTCGCATCTCTTATTGATTCTTCTATCCAAG GGTTGATGCCTATTGCTGATTTGATATTAAGGTTTGAGAAATCATGCAGGAATGTTTCAGAGTCCATTAG GTATGGCCCCAATATACGGCATCGGGTTATAGAGGACAAATTGATGAGGCAGGAGGCTCAGCTTCTGCTTGATGAGGCGGCTACCTGGTCTCTTCTTTGGTATCTATATGGGAAGG TGACAGAGGAACCCCCTGAAGAGCTTATTGTg TCACCATCAACATCACATTTAGAGGCTTGCCAGTTTGTTGTGAATGATCATACAGCACAGTTATGTCTCCGAATTGTTCAGTGGCTGGAAGGATTAGCCTCTAAGGCCCTTGATTTGGAAAGCAAG GTGAGGGGGTGTCATGTTGGTACCTATCTTCCCAACTCAGGAATTTGGCACCATACTCAACGTCTTTTGAAGAAAGGTTCCTCTGGTACAAATACTGTGCAGCATTTGGATTTTGATGCTCCAACTCGTGAACACGCTCATCAGCTACCAGATGATAAA AAACAAGATGAATCTATTCTCGAAGATGTCTGGACTCTATTAAGGGCAGGAAGACTGGACGAGGCATGTGACCTTTGCCGGTCTGCTGGACAG CCTTGGAGAGCTGCATCTTTATGTCCTTTTGGGGGGTTGGACCTAGCTCCTTCTGTTGAAGCTCTGGTGAAGAATGGGAAGAATAGAACCCTGCAAGCCATTGAGTTGGAGAGTGGCATTGGCCACCAATGGCGTCTTTGGAAATGGGCTTCCTACTGTGCAGCAGAG TCGGCTTGCTGGGCAATGGCAAAGTCTTGGCTTGATGTTCAGGTGGATTTAGAGTTAGCTCGTTCACAACCAGGGAGAATGGAGCAGCTTAAAAGCTATGGAGATGGTATTGATGGAAGTCCTGGACAAATGGATAGTGCTTCTCACTCTACCATTGGACCAGAAAATTGGCCACTCCACGTTCTGAACCAGCAACCACGTAACCTTTCTGCTCTTCTACAGAAACTGCACTCAGG TGAAATGGTTAGCGAAGCTGTTACTCGAGGGTGCAAGGAGCAGCAACGGCAAATTGAG ATGGATCTTATGTCGGGTAACATACCACATCTACTGGACATGATTTGGTCATGGATAGCACCTTCAGAAGATGATCAAAATAACTTCAG GCCTCATGGTGATCCGCAAATGATTCGATTTGGCTCTCACCTCGTGCTTGTGCTTAGGTATTTACTTGCGGAGGAAATGAAGGATTCTTTTAGAGAGAAGATTATGAATGTTGGTGATCTTATTCTACATAT GTATGTGATGTTTCTTTTCTCAAAGCAACATGAGGAGTTAGTTGGGATTTATGCTTCTCAGCTTGCACGTCACCGTTGCATTGACCTTTTCGTGCACATGATGGAACTAAGACTAAATAGCAG TGTGCATGTCAAGTATAAAATTTTCCTTTCTGCTATGGAGTACTTACCATTTTCTATGGAGGATGATTCAAAAGGCAGTTTTGAAGAAATCATTGAGAG GGTTCTGTCAAGATCTCGAGAAATCAAAGTTGGAAAATATGATAAGTCATCGGAGGTTGCAGAGCAGCACCGTTTGCAGAGTCTACAAAAAGCTATGGTGATTCAATGGCTCTGTTTTACACCACCCTCTACAATTACCAATGTTAAAGATGTCAGTATCAAACTTCTTCTGCGGGCATTAGTGCACAG CAACATCCTGTTCAGAGAATTTGCTCTGATTTCTATGTGGAGAGTGCCAGCAATGCCAATAGGTGCACATGCATTGCTTAGTTTACTTGCTGAGCCATTGAAGCAGCTTTCAGAAATACCTGATACCCTTGAGGATTATATTTCTGAGAATCTGAAAGAGTTTCAAGACTGG AACGAATACTACTCCTGTGATGCAACATATCGCAACTGGCTCAAAATTGAATTAGCGAATGCAGAGGTTCCTCCCCTTGAACTCTCAGTGGAGGAAAAACAAAGAGCCATTACAGCAGCTAAGGAAACATTGAATTCATCTTTGTCGTTGCTGTTAA AGAAAGATAAGCCCTGGTTGGCTGCTGTTgaagatcatgtatatgaatCAATGGCTCCTGTATTTCTAGAACTGCATGCCACTGCTATGCTCTGTCTGCCTTCTGGTGAATGTATGTGTCCAGATGCCACCATTTGTACTGCATTGATGAGTGCCCTTTACTCCTCAGTGAGCGAGGAAAGTGTGTTACACCGCCAATTAATG GTGAATGTTGCCATTTCAACAAGGGATAATTACTGCATTGAGGTTGTTCTTCGCTGTTTGGCAGTGGAGGGTGATGGACTTGGATTACACCAATCTAATGATGGTGGTATTCTCAGTACTGTCATGGCGGCTGGATTCAAAG GGGAACTTCCTCGGTTTCAAGTTGGAGTTACAATGGAAATATCCAGATTAGATGCTTGGTATTCAAGTGCAGAGGGTTCTTTGGAAGGGCCAGCAACATATATTGTGCAGGGTCTTTGTCGTACGTGTTGTATACCTGAAGTCATTCTTCGATGTATGCAG GTTTCGGTTTCACTAGTGGAGTCGGGCAATCCACCAGAAGACCATGATGAGCTGATTGAACTTGTTGCTTGCCCAGAAAGTGGTTACCTCCATTTATTTAGTCAGCAACAATTGCAG GAATTTCTATTGTTTGAAAGAGAATATACAATATTCAAAATGGAGCTTGATGACGAACTCTCATCTTGA
- the LOC110626255 gene encoding nuclear pore complex protein NUP107 isoform X1, whose amino-acid sequence MDVEMEASPSYFDPEDLTSREQFRRYGKRHSTSSVSPYQDTPVSKFKESRLLYEGQSIHSPTNAALLLENIKQEADSIDTDHIEGTPARTHSAFKRRYSVDSHGISEVDLGVDSIRRLGSESLKACKIEDESLTDSGETIFGLFASLIDSSIQGLMPIADLILRFEKSCRNVSESIRYGPNIRHRVIEDKLMRQEAQLLLDEAATWSLLWYLYGKVTEEPPEELIVSPSTSHLEACQFVVNDHTAQLCLRIVQWLEGLASKALDLESKVRGCHVGTYLPNSGIWHHTQRLLKKGSSGTNTVQHLDFDAPTREHAHQLPDDKKQDESILEDVWTLLRAGRLDEACDLCRSAGQPWRAASLCPFGGLDLAPSVEALVKNGKNRTLQAIELESGIGHQWRLWKWASYCAAEKIAEQNGGKYEVAVYAVQCSDLKRMLPICRDWESACWAMAKSWLDVQVDLELARSQPGRMEQLKSYGDGIDGSPGQMDSASHSTIGPENWPLHVLNQQPRNLSALLQKLHSGEMVSEAVTRGCKEQQRQIEMDLMSGNIPHLLDMIWSWIAPSEDDQNNFRPHGDPQMIRFGSHLVLVLRYLLAEEMKDSFREKIMNVGDLILHMYVMFLFSKQHEELVGIYASQLARHRCIDLFVHMMELRLNSSVHVKYKIFLSAMEYLPFSMEDDSKGSFEEIIERVLSRSREIKVGKYDKSSEVAEQHRLQSLQKAMVIQWLCFTPPSTITNVKDVSIKLLLRALVHSNILFREFALISMWRVPAMPIGAHALLSLLAEPLKQLSEIPDTLEDYISENLKEFQDWNEYYSCDATYRNWLKIELANAEVPPLELSVEEKQRAITAAKETLNSSLSLLLKKDKPWLAAVEDHVYESMAPVFLELHATAMLCLPSGECMCPDATICTALMSALYSSVSEESVLHRQLMVNVAISTRDNYCIEVVLRCLAVEGDGLGLHQSNDGGILSTVMAAGFKGELPRFQVGVTMEISRLDAWYSSAEGSLEGPATYIVQGLCRTCCIPEVILRCMQVSVSLVESGNPPEDHDELIELVACPESGYLHLFSQQQLQEFLLFEREYTIFKMELDDELSS is encoded by the exons ATGGATGTTGAAATGGAGGCCTCTCCTAGCTATTTCGATCCCGAAGATCTCACCTCCAGAGAACAGTTCCGCCGCTATGG GAAAAGGCACTCAACTTCAAGTGTATCACCGTACCAGGACACTCCAGTGTCCAAGTTCAAGGAATCCAGGCTATTGTATGAGGGGCAGAGTATCCACAGCCCAACAAATGCTGCACTTCTTCTTGAGAATATCAAACAAGAGGCTGATAGTATTGACACTGATCATATAGAAGGTACACCTGCGAGGACACACTCTGCTTTTAAGAGGAGATATTCCGTTGATAGTCATGGCATCTCAGAGGTTGATCTTGGTGTTGATTCAATAAGACGGCTTGGAAGTGAATCACTTAAAGCTTGCAAGATAGAAGATGAGTCATTGACGGATAGTGGAGAGACAATTTTTGGTCTATTCGCATCTCTTATTGATTCTTCTATCCAAG GGTTGATGCCTATTGCTGATTTGATATTAAGGTTTGAGAAATCATGCAGGAATGTTTCAGAGTCCATTAG GTATGGCCCCAATATACGGCATCGGGTTATAGAGGACAAATTGATGAGGCAGGAGGCTCAGCTTCTGCTTGATGAGGCGGCTACCTGGTCTCTTCTTTGGTATCTATATGGGAAGG TGACAGAGGAACCCCCTGAAGAGCTTATTGTg TCACCATCAACATCACATTTAGAGGCTTGCCAGTTTGTTGTGAATGATCATACAGCACAGTTATGTCTCCGAATTGTTCAGTGGCTGGAAGGATTAGCCTCTAAGGCCCTTGATTTGGAAAGCAAG GTGAGGGGGTGTCATGTTGGTACCTATCTTCCCAACTCAGGAATTTGGCACCATACTCAACGTCTTTTGAAGAAAGGTTCCTCTGGTACAAATACTGTGCAGCATTTGGATTTTGATGCTCCAACTCGTGAACACGCTCATCAGCTACCAGATGATAAA AAACAAGATGAATCTATTCTCGAAGATGTCTGGACTCTATTAAGGGCAGGAAGACTGGACGAGGCATGTGACCTTTGCCGGTCTGCTGGACAG CCTTGGAGAGCTGCATCTTTATGTCCTTTTGGGGGGTTGGACCTAGCTCCTTCTGTTGAAGCTCTGGTGAAGAATGGGAAGAATAGAACCCTGCAAGCCATTGAGTTGGAGAGTGGCATTGGCCACCAATGGCGTCTTTGGAAATGGGCTTCCTACTGTGCAGCAGAG AAAATTGCAGAGCAAAACGGTGGAAAATATGAAGTTGCTGTATATGCAGTGCAATGCAGTGATCTTAAACGTATGCTTCCAATTTGCAGAGACTGGGag TCGGCTTGCTGGGCAATGGCAAAGTCTTGGCTTGATGTTCAGGTGGATTTAGAGTTAGCTCGTTCACAACCAGGGAGAATGGAGCAGCTTAAAAGCTATGGAGATGGTATTGATGGAAGTCCTGGACAAATGGATAGTGCTTCTCACTCTACCATTGGACCAGAAAATTGGCCACTCCACGTTCTGAACCAGCAACCACGTAACCTTTCTGCTCTTCTACAGAAACTGCACTCAGG TGAAATGGTTAGCGAAGCTGTTACTCGAGGGTGCAAGGAGCAGCAACGGCAAATTGAG ATGGATCTTATGTCGGGTAACATACCACATCTACTGGACATGATTTGGTCATGGATAGCACCTTCAGAAGATGATCAAAATAACTTCAG GCCTCATGGTGATCCGCAAATGATTCGATTTGGCTCTCACCTCGTGCTTGTGCTTAGGTATTTACTTGCGGAGGAAATGAAGGATTCTTTTAGAGAGAAGATTATGAATGTTGGTGATCTTATTCTACATAT GTATGTGATGTTTCTTTTCTCAAAGCAACATGAGGAGTTAGTTGGGATTTATGCTTCTCAGCTTGCACGTCACCGTTGCATTGACCTTTTCGTGCACATGATGGAACTAAGACTAAATAGCAG TGTGCATGTCAAGTATAAAATTTTCCTTTCTGCTATGGAGTACTTACCATTTTCTATGGAGGATGATTCAAAAGGCAGTTTTGAAGAAATCATTGAGAG GGTTCTGTCAAGATCTCGAGAAATCAAAGTTGGAAAATATGATAAGTCATCGGAGGTTGCAGAGCAGCACCGTTTGCAGAGTCTACAAAAAGCTATGGTGATTCAATGGCTCTGTTTTACACCACCCTCTACAATTACCAATGTTAAAGATGTCAGTATCAAACTTCTTCTGCGGGCATTAGTGCACAG CAACATCCTGTTCAGAGAATTTGCTCTGATTTCTATGTGGAGAGTGCCAGCAATGCCAATAGGTGCACATGCATTGCTTAGTTTACTTGCTGAGCCATTGAAGCAGCTTTCAGAAATACCTGATACCCTTGAGGATTATATTTCTGAGAATCTGAAAGAGTTTCAAGACTGG AACGAATACTACTCCTGTGATGCAACATATCGCAACTGGCTCAAAATTGAATTAGCGAATGCAGAGGTTCCTCCCCTTGAACTCTCAGTGGAGGAAAAACAAAGAGCCATTACAGCAGCTAAGGAAACATTGAATTCATCTTTGTCGTTGCTGTTAA AGAAAGATAAGCCCTGGTTGGCTGCTGTTgaagatcatgtatatgaatCAATGGCTCCTGTATTTCTAGAACTGCATGCCACTGCTATGCTCTGTCTGCCTTCTGGTGAATGTATGTGTCCAGATGCCACCATTTGTACTGCATTGATGAGTGCCCTTTACTCCTCAGTGAGCGAGGAAAGTGTGTTACACCGCCAATTAATG GTGAATGTTGCCATTTCAACAAGGGATAATTACTGCATTGAGGTTGTTCTTCGCTGTTTGGCAGTGGAGGGTGATGGACTTGGATTACACCAATCTAATGATGGTGGTATTCTCAGTACTGTCATGGCGGCTGGATTCAAAG GGGAACTTCCTCGGTTTCAAGTTGGAGTTACAATGGAAATATCCAGATTAGATGCTTGGTATTCAAGTGCAGAGGGTTCTTTGGAAGGGCCAGCAACATATATTGTGCAGGGTCTTTGTCGTACGTGTTGTATACCTGAAGTCATTCTTCGATGTATGCAG GTTTCGGTTTCACTAGTGGAGTCGGGCAATCCACCAGAAGACCATGATGAGCTGATTGAACTTGTTGCTTGCCCAGAAAGTGGTTACCTCCATTTATTTAGTCAGCAACAATTGCAG GAATTTCTATTGTTTGAAAGAGAATATACAATATTCAAAATGGAGCTTGATGACGAACTCTCATCTTGA
- the LOC110626358 gene encoding protein FLUORESCENT IN BLUE LIGHT, chloroplastic yields MAGVIRCACFIARPYSVTSPSSDLVISGNSHLTGKSGSLLFKVEKFASSSVNASSVPSLFRHELTRGESVHLRPAVQGEVVQVSPICEKFFEELSAHQGILKCRSSALAFFVTNALMWIAPFEALAETCEADNSFFNMPLLLFVALIGATVGGLLARQRRGELQRLNEQLRQINAALRRQAKIESYAPSLSYAPVGSRIAENEVIVDPRKQELISRLKTGKNFLRNQDPEKAFVEFKTALELAQSLKDPIEEKKAARGLGASLQRQGKYREAIKYHSLVLAISEREGESSGNTEAYGAIADCYTELGDLERAGKFYDKYIARLETD; encoded by the exons ATGGCTGGAGTAATCCGTTGCGCTTGCTTCATTGCCCGTCCATATTCCGTCACTTCGCCGTCGTCCGATCTCGTCATCTCTGGCAATTCTCATCTTACGG GGAAGTCGGGTTCGCTTTTGTTTAAAGTGGAAAAGTTTGCATCATCATCTGTAAATGCCTCCAGTGTTCCCTCTCTTTTTCGCCACGAGTTAACAAGGGGCGAAAGTGTACATCTGAGGCCTGCAGTGCAAGGAGAAGTCGTTCAAGTATCACCTATTTGTGAGAAATTCTTTGAGGAACTATCAGCTCATCAG GGCATTTTAAAATGTAGATCCTCGGCATTGGCATTTTTTGTTACTAATGCCTTGATGTGGATTGCACCTTTTGAAGCTTTAGCTGAAACATGTGAGGCCGACAACTCTTTTTTCAACATGCCTTTGCTGCTATTTGTGGCTCTCATAGGAGCCACAGTTGGAG GATTGCTTGCACGACAGAGGAGAGGGGAATTGCAGCGGCTGAATGAACAATTGCGCCAAATCAATGCAGCTTTAAGAAGGCAAGCTAAAATTGAGTCCTATGCCCCCAGTTTGAGTTATGCTCCTGTTGGTAGTAGAATTGCAGAGAATGAAGTGATTGTTGATCCAAGAAAGCAGGAATTGATTTCTCGGTTAAAAACTGGAAAGAACTTTTTGAGGAATCAAGATCCAGAGAAGGCATTTGTAGAGTTTAAGACAGCTCTTGAGCTGGCTCAGAGTCTGAAAGATCCAATAGAGGAGAAGAAGGCTGCAAGAGGTTTAG GGGCCTCACTGCAAAGGCAGGGTAAGTATCGTGAAGCCATTAAATATCACTCTCTGGTTCTTGCAATTTCTGAACGAGAAGGAGAGAGCTCTGGGAACACAGAGGCTTATGGGGCAATAGCAGACTGTTATACTGAGCTTGGGGATCTTGAGCGAGCTGGCAAATTCTATGACAAGTACATTGCGAGGCTGGAAACAGACTGA
- the LOC110626357 gene encoding oligouridylate-binding protein 1B — protein sequence MQHQRLKQQQQALMQQALLQQQSLYHPGLLAPPQIEPIPSGNLPPGFDPSTCRSVYVGNIHTQVTEPLLQEVFASTGPVEGCKLIRKEKSSYGFIHYFDRRSAALAILSLNGRHLFGQPIKVNWAYASGQREDTSGHYNIFVGDLSPEVTDATLFACFSVYSSCSDARVMWDQKTGRSRGFGFVSFRNQQEAQSAINDLTGKWLGSRQIRCNWATKGAGTNDDKQSLDAKSVVELTNGTSEDGKETTNNEAPENNPQYTTVYVGNLAPEVTQLDLHRHFHSLGAGVIEEVRVQRDKGFGFVRYSTHAEAALAIQVGNNQSILCGKQIKCSWGSKPTPPGTSSNPLPPPAAAPLPGLSATDLLTYERQLAMSKMGGVHALMHPQGQHPLKQAAMGMGAAGASQAIYDGGFQNVAAAQQLMYYQ from the exons atgcagcACCAGAGGCTTAAACAGCAGCAACAAGCTCTGATGCAACAAGCTCTCCTTCAACAACAGTCTCTCTATCACCCTGGACTTCTCGCTCCTCCTCAG ATTGAGCCAATTCCCAGCGGAAATCTGCCTCCTGGTTTTGATCCTAGCACTTGCCGCAGTGT CTATGTGGGGAATATCCACACACAGGTAACTGAACCACTTCTCCAAGAAGTTTTTGCAAGTACTGGACCTGTTGAAGGCTGTAAGCTTATTAGAAAGGAAAAG TCATCCTATGGATTTATTCACTACTTTGATCGCAGATCAGCTGCTCTTGCTATATTATCTCTTAATGGAAGGCATCT ATTTGGGCAGCCCATCAAAGTTAATTGGGCATATGCTAGTGGTCAGCGGGAGGATACATCAG GTCATTACAACATATTTGTTGGAGATCTTAGCCCTGAGGTTACTGATGCAACACTCTTTGCCTGCTTTTCAGTTTATAGCAGTTGCTC AGATGCAAGGGTTATGTGGGATCAGAAGACTGGACGCTCAAGAGGCTTTGGGTTTGTTTCTTTCCGAAATCAACAG GAAGCCCAAAGTGCCATAAATGACCTAACAG GGAAGTGGCTTGGGAGTAGACAGATACGTTGTAACTGGGCTACAAAAGGTGCTGGGACCAATGATGACAAACAAAGCTTGGATGCCAAAAGTGTGGTGGAACTAACAAATGGCACATCAG AAGATGGTAAAGAGACCACTAATAATGAGGCTCCTGAAAATAACCCTCAGTATACAACTGTTTATGTGGGAAATCTTGCTCCAGAA GTTACCCAGCTTGATCTCCACCGCCACTTCCATTCTCTTGGTGCCGGAGTTATTGAGGaggtcagagtccagagggataAAGGATTTGGTTTTGTGAGATACAGTACTCATGCTGAGGCAGCTCTAGCTATTCAGGTGGGAAACAATCAGTCAATTCTTTGTGGCAAACAAATAAAG TGCTCTTGGGGCAGCAAGCCTACACCACCAGGGACAAGTTCTAACCCGCTCCCTCCGCCTGCAGCTGCACCTTTACCAGGCCTCTCAGCTACTGACCTTTTGACATATGAGCGACAATTAGCAATGAGCAAGATGGGTGGTGTGCATGCGTTGATGCATCCTCAGGGGCAGCATCCTCTTAAACAAGCAGCAATGGGAATGGGTGCAGCTGGAGCAAGCCAGGCAATATATGATGGTGGGTTTCAGAATGTTGCTGCTGCACAGCAACTCATGTACTACCAGTAA